A segment of the Fibrobacter succinogenes subsp. succinogenes S85 genome:
TAACTGCTATTGTTACGGATCCTCCGTATGGAGTTAAAGAATATACAGAAAAAGAGCTTGTAAAAAAAAGAGCCGGTTCGGGAGGCATTTGGCGAATACCTCAAAAATTTGATGGATGTACCCGTCAACCAGTTCCCAGATTTAGCGTTATCAATGATGATCCAGAAGAACGAAAAAACGTCTATTTGTTTTTTGAAAGATGGGCTCGACTTGCAAAAAAAATTCTTGTCCCTGGCGGACACATTTTCCTAGCCTCTACGCCATTGTTGTCTGATATTGTTGGTTCCGCACTTAGGTCCGCAGGATTGGAAAAAAGAGGTGAGATAATTCGTTCTGTTTGTACATTAAGAGGTGGAGATCGTCCCAAAAATGCGGAAGACGAATTTCCTGAATTATCTGTTATTCCAAAGGCTTTGTGGGAGCCTTGGTGCTTATACAGAAAACCTTTGGCAGAGAAAACAGTTGCTGAAAATCTAAGGGTCTGGAAAGCAGGAGCATTACGAAGACCTGCTATAGACAGACCATTTTCTGATTTTATTCAAAGCGAGAAAACACCAAAAATTGAGCGTGACATTGTAAATCATCCAAGCATTAAGCCACAGTCTTTTTTAAGACAAATTGTACGAGCAGCATTGCCTTTGGGAGAAGGCATAGTCCTTGATCCATTCTCTGGAAGTGGTTCGACGTTGGCGGCAGCCGATTATTTGGGTTATGACAGCATTGGCGTAGAAAAAGATACTGAATTTTTCAGGCAATCTCTTCATGCCATTCCTAAATTGTCTAAACTTTACGGACAAACTACTCTGCAAATATAGAGTAGTAAGGGATTGCCAAATCTAATTTTCTACGATTTCTCTTAAGAGCTTCTGTTATTGTACAGTATTCAGAATTAAGATAAATCGTACCATCTCTTAATTTAGCCGTTCCAATATTTGTTGTTATATAGGTTTCCGTACGTTGAGAGTCATTCTCATTTCTTTCACTACCCTGATATTTCCAATCTGAATTCTGCTGTTCGAAACCTATAAGATTGGCGATTTCAACCTGCGAAAAATCAATATTCCCATTTTCTAGAACAACAAAGCATACGACAATATGCCATCCAGAATGCCCGTTATGCCCTTCCCCACCTTTTAATGGTTTGTTCGATGCTTTGACTTCTAACCCAATTCCATTATTCATATTTTTTAAATCAGGATATCTCTGGTCAGAAAAAGCCTTATATGGGCTACACTCATCTAGCATTTTCGTGAAAACATTGGATACAATACCACTAAAATTATTTGATTGGATTATTTTGCTAAGCGCAACACCAGTTTTGTCCTTGATTAAGGAAAAAAGATCTTGAGTTTTCTCCAAAGCCTTGTAAATGGAATCTAGAGTTAATTCTGGAGGAAGGGGAACTTCATGCCTAAGATTTCTTCTGCTTAACATACAACTCCTTAATATTTATATCGAGGTATTGTATGAGTTTTATAGCATGAAAAAAAGAGATATTGCGTTCAGCCCTTTCTATCATTCCTATGTAAGTTCTATGCAAATCTAGTTCAAAACCAAGTTCTTCTTGACTAAGACCTTTCTTTACACGAGCATCGTGTACTAGATTACCAAATTTTTTTAACAATGGATTTTTATTAGACTTACTCATACAAGTTAGAGTTAGTTTAACAAAAACGATTTTAGTTTTCTACATACTAACCGTAGCATTTGCATACTAAATGTAGCATTTAATTATATGAATAAAGGGTTTTAGGGCAGAACCCTAGGCGAATGGAAAGCGTAAGATGCAAGGAGATGGCGGCTCAAGGCCGCCATGACGATGCAGCTGTAGCGAGGGGAAAGCTTTCCCCTCCCCTATTCAAAAAATCTATATTCGTTCACAAAGAATTTCTGCGGAAACAAGATGACAATCAATCGAATACTCCTCCTACTTTTACTAACATTTCTTTTGTTCTCGTGCTCATCGGAAAAGGAATCCCCCAAAGTTATGCTCACCTCACCCGTTGACAACATCCTCGTAGAAAAGGCGAAACGCCAAATGCACTTGCGAAGCGGCGAGAATATCGTCAAGACATACAAAATTTCGCTAGGCAAGAATCCCGTGGGCGCAAAGGTCAAGTCCGGCGACAACAAGACTCCCGAAGGCAACTACACCATCGAAAGGCACAACCCCAAAAGCATTTTTCATTTATCGCTGAAGGTTTCGTACCCGAACGCAGAGCAAATCAAGGCCGCGAAAGAAGGTAACTACGAGCCAGGCGGAGACATCATGATCCACGGCTATCCGAACAAGATTCCAGCGTTCCTCTTTAAATTCTGGCATAAATGGAAAGATTGGACAGCCGGCTGCATCGCGGTCACAAACGACGAAATCGAAGAAATCTATGACGCCGTCAAAGACGGAACACCGATAACAATTCTGCCTTAATATAAACTATATTGTTTATCATGAAAAAGATTTTAATTACCCTATTCACAATTTGCATAGCACAAACTTTTGCCGCCAAAGCCACGCCCGAGCAATGGATCGCAAAAGCCAACGGAGTACTGAAAGAACAGCCTCGCATTTCTTCAAAGTATATTTACCCAGGCCTTGAACCGAGTAGCGTATTTGAGGCATCGGCAATACTGGACTCCGCAACCAAGGAATACCCTTACCGAATCGATATGTGGCTTGGGCAAGTTCAGTTATTCGGTGAAATAAACGAATGCGGAATGCAATCTAAATTTTTTGACAAGATTAACACATTGCTGAAAACGAAAAAAGATAAATGCGAACTTGCCGGCGGAAAAAAAATCAACAAAGCCGAAAAGCTGCTCGAAGGCGAATTTACCATTGTCATAAGGAAATACTTTGATCTGGAGTACGATTCCTGCTACGAATACATGTCTCGCCAGATGTACAAACTTCTTCCCAATAGCGTCGAAGCGTTGAACGCCATGAGCATCCACTACATGCTTCAGAAAAACGACAGTGCGCTCGCTCTTCTTGAACGAGCAAATAAGATCGCCCCTACCGATTGCATTGTACTATCAAACCTTGCGCTATATTACAAACGAAAAGGCAATACGAAAAAAGAAGATGAATACAAGAAGAAACAAGATTTGTTCTGCAAAGAAAAATAATTTCCATGAGTTTCATAAAAATTTCCTTAATTTTTCTGGTGGCCGCAACAGCATTTTCCTGTAGCGACAAACAAGAATCAAGCAGCAACAACGTAGACACCAAAGCCATAGAAAAAATCCAAACTTTCTATACCAATTACATTTTCGGAGACGAGTTCGCGAACGATTCCGTCATTGCGAAGTATTGCACAAAGAATCTCGCCCAGGAACTTTCAAAAGCGTACGACAACGAGTTCAGCGATGGTGGCGGCTACGCGGTCTGGAAATTCCGCAGCGACGCGCAAGACGGCGAGGACATCCGAGAAATCGAAAAAATCGAACCTCTTGGCGATGGCAAATACCTTGTCCATTACAACGACATGGGCAACAAAGGGTCGCACACCATCACCATCGTCCAGCAAAGCGGCGAGATTTTCTTCGACAAAATTGATTGAAAGGTTACCCAATGGATATTAAAGTTCTCCGTGCAACAGAAGAATGGCAGCGTGCAGGCGCATATAGCGTGCGCATCCAGGCAATGAATCGGGCGTACCACATTTCGCTCCGTGATGAATTTGACGAGCACGATTGCGACGGCACGAAATTCATCGTTTTACTGGATGACGAATATCCTGTTGCGACGTGCAGATTCTACGAGATTGATGCAGAAACGGCAACGATTGGGCGCGTAGTCGTCATGCCGGAATATCGCGGTCAAAAGCTCGGTGCCATGGCTGTCCGCGAAGCTGAAAAATGGATTGCAGAATGCGGCTACAAACAGATTATCATTGACAGCCGCTTGGAAGCCACAGGCTTTTACGAAAAACTCGGCTACAAGCATACAGGCGACAAACCGCACCGCTGGGGAGTCTTTGACTGCACCCGCATGAAAAAAATTTTCTAGAACTTGATTGTCACATCAACTCGCGTGGCATCAGGATTTTTCGCTATACGAATCACACCCCAAGTAGAAAAGCCAACAAATCCTACCAGTGACGCCAAGCCCACATGTTTCCAGTTATAGTCTTCATCTAACGCATACGACACAGGAATTTCTACAACCATTGATGTAAGTGCCACAAAAATCGCACCATAGAGTCCCCCAAAAATACCCCAACCAATGCTCGTTTCGGTATCTTGATACATGTGAACCGATTTCACGTCATCAATCCTATAGTTTAAATCACTCTGTATTTGCATTTTTTTCAGAGGTGTCCAATAATCAAGATTTTGCGTGTTCTTTTTCGATTTATTGCAGATATCTTCTGAAGCATCATTTTTCTTACCGTTTTTTTTCGGGTACTCCCATAACGATACTTGTTTAGCTTTAGAAAACTGATCCCGTTCAAGCGAAGCACAATATTGCTGTTTGTGCTCTTCAACAACTTCTAATAGATTACCCTCTCTGCAATTATCGGTCTGATTTCCAAAACAAGTTTTTTCATGATGCGTATTGATTTCGCTAGTCATGATGGGTTCGCCCTTTTCATCTAAAAACTCAATTTTGCAAAATGGAGAACCATCACGTTTAGACCAGCACCAATAGAAATTCAAGATGGTCTCTATAGGCGCTTCTTCGGCTTGTTTCTCATCTAACAAAAAAGCCGTCGTTCTAACAGATCGGTTAAAATCAAGAAACGCATCCTGCGAAGATTGAAATTCGTACCTTCTTATTTCACGTTTTTCGTCATCACTAGCAAAAGAAAATGAAGCCGTTAAAAACAACAAGCAACAAATTAAATAACGCAAATTCACTTACCCATTCCTTAATTATTGATTTTTATTACCCACGATACTTTGTATTGTACCCGTGATTTTCACGAGGACGCAAATCATTCGGATACATCACATCGGCGTACACATCTTGCTGTAGCTTTTTCACGATGTTGTAGACTTCGATGTAATTGGAAATACTATCGATAGAAATGCCTGCATTCGTAGAGGTCGTCCTTCCGTTCCGCGTTACAGGATTCGCCTGAGCCGAAGTCGTAATAACATCTCCCACGCCAAACCACTGGTCAAAAATGCCGCGGTGCAAATCCACATGCGAAAGTTCCGCAAACGGTTTTGAATTGTAGTGTTTGCTGAAAACACCTCCAGACGCATATATAGCCTTGTCCGTAACGATATAATTCGTATTCTGGTAACGCCTAAACGACAA
Coding sequences within it:
- a CDS encoding L,D-transpeptidase family protein, which codes for MLTSPVDNILVEKAKRQMHLRSGENIVKTYKISLGKNPVGAKVKSGDNKTPEGNYTIERHNPKSIFHLSLKVSYPNAEQIKAAKEGNYEPGGDIMIHGYPNKIPAFLFKFWHKWKDWTAGCIAVTNDEIEEIYDAVKDGTPITILP
- a CDS encoding DNA-methyltransferase; the encoded protein is MCYKVFNEDCFDWMENQSENTITAIVTDPPYGVKEYTEKELVKKRAGSGGIWRIPQKFDGCTRQPVPRFSVINDDPEERKNVYLFFERWARLAKKILVPGGHIFLASTPLLSDIVGSALRSAGLEKRGEIIRSVCTLRGGDRPKNAEDEFPELSVIPKALWEPWCLYRKPLAEKTVAENLRVWKAGALRRPAIDRPFSDFIQSEKTPKIERDIVNHPSIKPQSFLRQIVRAALPLGEGIVLDPFSGSGSTLAAADYLGYDSIGVEKDTEFFRQSLHAIPKLSKLYGQTTLQI
- a CDS encoding PH domain-containing protein, which translates into the protein MDNELKLLIGKDEKIIYAGKPNKKCFIFESIFNPLLPFALIWGVIDFGFIGASLSSKDEHIGFFLVPFMLLHLMPVWIYLGGALLSFRRYQNTNYIVTDKAIYASGGVFSKHYNSKPFAELSHVDLHRGIFDQWFGVGDVITTSAQANPVTRNGRTTSTNAGISIDSISNYIEVYNIVKKLQQDVYADVMYPNDLRPRENHGYNTKYRG
- a CDS encoding GNAT family N-acetyltransferase gives rise to the protein MDIKVLRATEEWQRAGAYSVRIQAMNRAYHISLRDEFDEHDCDGTKFIVLLDDEYPVATCRFYEIDAETATIGRVVVMPEYRGQKLGAMAVREAEKWIAECGYKQIIIDSRLEATGFYEKLGYKHTGDKPHRWGVFDCTRMKKIF
- a CDS encoding helix-turn-helix domain-containing protein translates to MSKSNKNPLLKKFGNLVHDARVKKGLSQEELGFELDLHRTYIGMIERAERNISFFHAIKLIQYLDINIKELYVKQKKS
- a CDS encoding tetratricopeptide repeat protein, translating into MKKILITLFTICIAQTFAAKATPEQWIAKANGVLKEQPRISSKYIYPGLEPSSVFEASAILDSATKEYPYRIDMWLGQVQLFGEINECGMQSKFFDKINTLLKTKKDKCELAGGKKINKAEKLLEGEFTIVIRKYFDLEYDSCYEYMSRQMYKLLPNSVEALNAMSIHYMLQKNDSALALLERANKIAPTDCIVLSNLALYYKRKGNTKKEDEYKKKQDLFCKEK